From the Chryseobacterium sp. G0201 genome, the window TTCACTGGAGTAGCGCTCTTCCAATGGATTTTTGTAGGAATTCATTCTTTCTTTTACTTTTAGATGCACAAAAATACGGATTTTGGTTGAGAGAGAAAAATTGTAGAGGTGGTTTTAGGTTTTGATTAAAATTAATTGATTGTTTACTTTTATTTAAATGGGGTTAGGTTAGGTTTTATTAGTTTTTAACCACAGATTTTCACGGATTTGCACAGATCTCTTAATACAATTTCAAAGTTTTAATACTTACAAAATCTTGTAAATAAATACTGTTTACTCTACATTTGCTTTTTCGTTTTAAAATAACAATAGTATGGGAGGCTTGATGAAACTGGAGATCAAAAAAAATATTCAAAAAGAAGAAGATAGAAATCTGTCTTTTCGGGCTTTTGATTTGACTGCAGAAAATCTGAAAAGCTATTTAAAACCTCATAAAAAAGATCATTTTTTCATTATTGTTATTGAGAATGGTAATCTGCAGATTCAAATTGAGGATAAAGTGCATTCTCTGAAATCCGGGAAAATTTCCGTGGTTTTTCCGGAGCAGGTTCATTTTGTTTCTAAACCGAGTGATGATCTGAAAGGGAAAATTATTCAGTTTGAAGAGATATTGTTTTGTTCAGATATTTTGAAGAACGAATTGAGCACTTATAACGTCAATCTTTCAACCCAACTGAACTGCACCATTCTTTCCCCAGAAGATTTTGAACAAAGTTTACATGAGATTGAAATTATCAAAGGAATTTATCAAAAACCAAGTCTTATAAAAAAGGAACAGGCACGTTTTCATATTAAGATTTTCCTGTTAGGATTGATAGAATCTGTTCACGGACTTCATCCTATTTTGCATAAAGAAACTGTTGATAAACCAATTTATGTTCGGTTCAAAAAATTATTGAATCAGCATTATAAAGAGCAACGTACCGTTCAATATTACGCAGAAGAATTAGCCATTACAACGAAAAAATTAAACTCGATTACTAAAAAACATTGTGGAGAAACAGCGATTCAGGCCATTCACAATAGGATTCTTATAGAAATTAAGCGTCAGTTGATATTTTCAGACCTCAGCCATAAAGAAATTGCTTTTGATCTTGGTTTTAATTCACCATCGGCACTCAATAAGTTTGTCAAAGCCAAATTAAAGGAAACTCCAACAGAACTTCAACAAGAGTTGGCGCAAATGTATAACGGATAGTCTTATTTGTATAACATCATTGCTTCTGCCCTTTTTAATTTTGCATCATTAATTAAAGAAGAAAAAATGAGTAAATTATTTATTGCAGGAGAAGTTTTCCATGGCGCGGGAAGTCTTGACGAATTAAAAAATATCAAAGGTAAAAAAGCAGTAATTGTAACAGGCGGAAGCTCGATGAGAAAAAGCGGAACGTTGGATAAAGCGATAGCTTATCTTACGGAAGCAGGAATTGAAACCCAAGTTTTCGAAGGTGTAGAAGAAGATCCATCATCTGCAACTTGTATGAAAGGTGCTGAAGTGATTCAAAATTTTCAACCAGACTGGATCATTGGCTTAGGAGGTTGCTCTGCCATCGATGCTGCAAAAATCATGTGGGTATTTTATGAATATCCTGATGCTGATTTTGAGGCAATGATCAAACCTTTCACCGTGCCTGTTTTAAGAAATAAAGCTAAATTTATTGCAATTCCTTCTACAAGCGGAACGGGAACTGAAACTACAGGTTTAGCGGTAATTACAGATCGTGAAAAAGGCGTAAAATACCCAATTGTTTCTTACGAATTAACTCCGGATATTGCTATTATTGACGGTGAAATCTGTGCTTCAATGCCGGCTCACGTTACGGCTAATACAGGTCTTGATGTTTTAACACACTGTGTAGAAGCATATGTTTCAAATATCGATAACAATATCGCTGATGCTCTTTCTAAAGGAGGATTGGAATTGGTTTTTGATAATTTGAAAGAGGTTGTAGAAAATCCAAACAACATCAAAGCTCGTCAGAATATGCACGATGCTTCTTTTATGGGAGGATTGGCGTTTAATAACGCATGGCTAGGAATTGTTCACTCTTTGTCTCACCAGGTTGGTGCTTTGTACGGAATTCCTCACGGAGCTTCGAACGCGATTTTCTTACCGAATGTTATCCGTTTTAATGCTCAGGCGACTGAACGTTATCCGGAACTAGCAAAAGTAATCGGTAAAGAAACGACTGAAGAGTTGGCGCAGGCTATCGAAACACTTCGTTCTGAGATCAACAATCAATCAGCGATTAAAGAATTTGGAATTTCAAGAGAAGATTGGGATAAAAATCTAGATTACATCGCCAACAATGCTTTGGTTGATCCTTGTACAGGATTTAATCCAAGAGTTCCTTCATTAGATGAATTGAAAGCGATTTACAATGCTTGTTATGAAGGTGTTGTTTATGCTGAGAAAGTTGCTGTGGCAGGATAAATTTTATATTTAAATTTTAGGATAATAAAACTAACAGGTTTTCAAAGCTTGTTAGTTTTTTTTTCGGAATATTATCACTAGCCCCGATAGGAACGGCATCCTTTTTTGTTGCGGCCGGAGCGAAGAGGAGGCCGTAATAAAAAAGATACAGTGGATAGCGGGAAATTGCTCCTTAAAAAACAATAAAAGTACAATTCGACGTAGTAAAAAAACTACAAAATTAAATTTCAACATAAAAAAACAGGAAGTCAAATTGATTTCCTGTTTTTGTTTTTTATTGATAAATTACTACATCATCTTTTTTAATCTGATAACCGGTCTTTTTGTAAGGAACCAGAACATAGCTTTCTTTAATATGTTTTCCGCTTTTCCAAAGTTTGCCTTTGCCTTGTCTGTCAAGAATGATACTTTTTGCGTTTCCGTCCGGAATAAAAATTTCAGCTTTTTTCATGTTTTTACTGAAAATTACGGCAGTCATTGTAGAATAACTTTTATCTGTGCTTACTTCATTCAGTTTAATTTTCTGTTCGAAAACTCTTACACAATCATTTTTGATTTGAGAATACGTATATCCCGCTGAACCAATGCATCCGTGAGCATCTCTGTCTCCGCCAACCTTTTGTGCGAAAACTAATGAACCTAGGAACATTGCACCTAATAAAACTGTTTTTTTCATAATTTAATTTTTAATGTTTTCAATTTGGTAAAAAGTATGCCAAAATATGGTATTAGTAAATTTAAATTCTAAGATACAAAAAAACCACTCATTTTGAGTGGCTTAGAAATATTATTTTGTCCAATTAATTTTTGAATGTTTTACATCCTCAGAATTGGTTCCGATCATGATGTCGAATTCTCCGGATTCCCAATCGAATTTTAAATCTCCGTTGTAGAATTTCAAGCTTTCAGGAGTGATATCGAAAGTAATTTTCTTAGATTCTCCTTTTTTCAGCATTACTTTTTGGAAACCTTTCAATTCTTTTACAGGTCTTGTAATGCTTCCAACCATATCTCTGATGTATAACTGAACAACTTCTGCCCCGTCATAATTCCCTGAATTCGTAACCGTTACAGAAGCCTGAACTGTCTGATTTCCTTTTGGATTAGCATTAGAAACCGTTACATCAGAATAATTGAATTTTGTATAACTCAACCCGTAACCAAACGGATATAATGGTGTATTACACTCATCCATATAGTTTGAACGGAATCTTTGGTATTCACATTTATCAACTAATTTTTGATCTAATGGGCGACCCGTATTTTTAGCATTATAGTAAATTGGAACCTGTCCTAAACTTCTCGGGAAAGTCATCGGCAATTTTCCTGAAGGATTTACTTTTCCGAAAAGAACGTCAGAAATTGCATTTCCAGCTTCTGAACCTGCAAACCAAACATTAAGAATCGCATCAGGCGTATCTTTTACATTCGTCAAAGCTAACGGACGACCTGTGAAAAGTACCATTGCGATTGGTTTTCCAGTCTTTTTTAATTCATTCAATAAATCAACTTGAGACTGAGGAATCGTAATTTCAGTTCTTGAAGAAGATTCTCCACTCATTTCTGCAGATTCTCCGATTGCTAAAACGATAACGTCTGCTTTGCTCGCAACGTCAACAGCTTCTTTTAATAAAGCTTCTTTTGAACGGCTGTCTCTGTCGGTTTTTTTACCGTGAGCAGCGTAAATATCTTCTAATTTTGCATCATAATCGATATTAGCACCTTTCGCAGAAACGAATTTCACTTCTTTTCCAAAATTAGCCTGAAGACCCTGCATTAAATTAACCGCTTTGTCATGTTGAGCAGCAACACTCCAAGTTCCGGCCATGTTTAAAGAATTGTTCACCAATGGACCGATCACCGCTACCGTTCCTGATTTTTTCAAAGGAAGAACTTGATTGTCGTTTTTCATTAAAACCATTGACTGAGTTGCAGCGTTTCTTGCAATGTTACGGTTTTCCATGCTGTAAACCTCTTTTGCTGCTAATTTTGCATCTCCGTGTTTGTAAGGATTATCAAACAAACCTAGATCGTATTTTGATTCAAGAACTCTTTTTGCTGCCAAGTCGATTTCAGCCTGAGTTACTTTTCCTTCTGCTAAAGATTTTTTAAGCGTTGTTAAAAATCCTTCACCAACCATATCCATGTCGACTCCGGCTTTTAAAGCTAAAGCAGAAACCTTCTGAAGATCTCCCATTCCGTGGTCAACCATTTCGTTGATTCCGGTGTAATCTGTTACTACGAAACCTTTGAAGTTCCATTTGTTTCTTAAAACCTCAGTTTGAAGCCATCTGTTTCCTGTGGCAGGAACTCCGTCAACTTCATTGAAAGAAGCCATCACAGAAGCTACCCCAGCATCAACAGCTGCTTTGTAAGGTGGAAAATATTCGTTGAACATTCTCACGTGGCTCATATCAACCGTGTTGTAATCTCTACCCGCTTCACCAGCTCCGTAAAGCGCAAAATGTTTAACACAAGCTAAAATATTCGTTCCGTTGGCCAAGTCTTTTCCTTGGTAACCGTACACCATATTTTTAGCGATTTCACTTCCTAAATACGGATCTTCACCAGAACCTTCGGAAACTCTACCCCATCTTGGTTCACGGGAAATGTCAACCATTGGAGAGAACGTCCAGTTGATTCCGTCAGAAGCAGCTTCTTTTGCAGCAACTCTAGCTGACTGCTGAACCAAATTCATATCCCAAGAAGCCGCTAGACCTAATGGAATCGGGAAAGTAGTTTCGTAGCCGTGGATAACGTCCATTCCGAAAATCAAAGGAATTTTCAGACGGCTTTTTTCCACTGCTACTTTTTGAACTGCTTTGATTTTATCTGCTCCCTTTATGTTGAATAGTCCACCAACTAAACCTTGCTCCACTTTTTTTCCGATATCGGAACTTTGAGCCAGACCTGTAGTAAAGTCGCCTGAACTTGGTAAATTCAGCTGTCCGATTTTCTCGTCTAATGTCATTTTCGACAAAAGATTATCTATAAAAGCTTTCTTTTTAGCCTGATATTGCGCCGTCTGATAAGACTGAACGGGCTTATTTACCATTTCCTGCGCCGAAAACACAGGTGCCAGTGCTAGGGTGGCGATTACAATTAACTTTTTCATAAATCTATCTTCGTTATAAATTATAGTTCTATTTTTTTTATTTTTTGGTTGGTTAAACGCAAAGGCGCAAAGTTTTTTGATAAACTTTATGTTTTTAAGGCGCAAGGGCGTTTCACTACCTCTAATTTTCAATTTCACTAAGTAAAAATTTTAAACTTTACTTTCTAAATAATAATTATTTTTCTTTCTTTTTTGACAACATCCATTCGTACAATGCGGGATTTGAATAGGTCGAATCCCAAGAATTATGGTTGTCATTCGGGAAAATTGTTAATTCTGCGGTTGGATTTACAGGATGAAGTTTTTGGTAGAAATTTAATGCATTTTCGGGTAAAACTACGTCGTCCATTCCGCCATGAAAAATTTTCATGTTTAAATCTTTGTACTGATCGATATTGGCTTCCATTATTCTATCTGTTGGAGCGCAAACTGAAACTACGGCAGCAAACATTTCAGGATGCTCCATTGCCAGTTTCAACGTTCCCCAACCTCCCATTGAAAGTCCCGTCAAATAAATTCTGGAAGCATCAATCTTATATTTTTTCTGAATTTCTTTAATTAAATTATAAACCGTTTCGGTATCCCACCACATATTTTCAGGACATTGAGGCGCCAAAATTGCAACAGGTTCCTTGATCAGGTTTTTATACGTGAACGGACTGTGCGCTTTTACGATCTCCAGATTTGTTCCTCTTTCTCCCGAACCGTGAAGAAACACGATCAAAGGGACATTTCCTTTTACCTTTTGTGGATAGTCAAGAATGTAGGATATTTTTTCCTTTCTCTTGATTTCTTTGTTTAGTTCTCCTTTAATTTCCTGAGCGTTTAAACTTAGAGAAAATGGAAGAAGTAAAATTGGGAGGTGTTTTAGTTTTAATTTCATTTTAATATTAGGTTTTGGCTAAAGCCGTTTGATTTTATTTTTGTCAAACGGGTTAAAACCCGTTCCTATTGATGTAAAATGCTATTTTAAAAATTCAATTATTATATTCACTAGCCCCGATTGAAACGGCATCCTTTTTTGTTGCGGCCGGAGCGAAGCGGAGGCCGTAATAAAAAAGATATAGTGGAAAGCGGGATTAAGCTCCTAAAAAATACTATTTAATATTATATTTTTCAGATTTGAAACTTAATTTCTTTAATCCTTGTTGGATTTCAGGAGCGTTCATGAATAATTTCCATAAAAATCCTGTTCTGTAGTTTTCAATCATCGGAGCAATTGTTCCCTGATCGATCGCTAAATATCTTGGTGTCGTCCAATTATCATAGTTGATCGAAGTTGCATCGTAAGGCCCTGCAGAACCGATAAACTCGGGTTTTTGAGTGTATATAAACCTTAAGAAATCCATTGATTCTTTTGGTGAATACGGAAAACTGCTCAAGGCCGCGGTCGGAGTAATTACGCCTTGATCATTTTGTGGAAAATGAGCATCGTAGCCAACACTTCCGTCTTTATTTCTTGAGTAACCAGCAGTTAATCCCCAATAATTTGGTCCGTAACCTTTCCATTGTTTTGGGTTTTCAACACAGTATTTGTAGTCGATAAGTACCTGATTTTTATTTAAATCAAAATAATTTTTAATTAATTTATCTGATAAATTGGTTGGATCTAAGCCGATATAAGAATATTGCGTCCAGAATAAAGGACCGCCGTATTCTTCAGCTCCATTGTGCTTTACGTACATTGGAAGCCCGTATTTTTCTTTGTCTGAAAGGTAGGTTCCGTTTCTTGTCCAGCCTTTGTAATACGTTTCGGCATCTATTGAATAAGTTGGCGATGATGCTGCTAAAATATAAGTAATTAAGCATTCGTTATAGCCTTCTAGCGGAAAGTTCATTTCCCATTGATATTCCGGTGACCAGTGCCAATAAAGGACTTTTTCGCCTCCTTTGGTGTACCAGTTCCATTGAATACCTTTCCAAAGTTCGTCACATTTTTGGGCTAGTGCTTTTTCTTCGGCATTTCCTTTTTTGAAATATTCACGAACCATTAGAATTCCTGAAGTAAGGAATGCTGTTTCTACCAGATCTCCACCATTATCTTTCTTCCCGAAAGGTACAGTTTTTCCTGTTTCACCATTGATCCAGTGCGACCAAGCGCCTTTATGACGGTCTGCTTTTGCTAAGAAATCCATCATCGTTGTCAGTCTTTTTACCGCTTCTTTTCTTGGAACAAAGCCTCTTTCAACTCCGACCAAAATAGTTGCTAATCCAAATCCTGATCCACCTGTAGTAACTACATGTTTATCATTATCCGGATAGATATTGTCTTCGTGATAGCGCTCTCTTCCCAACATAGAATTCGGCTCTGCATAATCCCAGAAATATTTTAAAGCATCCGACTGAACTTTGTCCATGAGCTGCTCATCTGTGATATTGCTTTTTACGACCGATTTTTGAGTAGATTCTTGTTTTAAATTTTGGGAGTTTTTGCATGAAACTGCAAATAATGATACTACAGCAATTGATAGTGTTATCCCTTTCATAATTCATTTATTTTTAAAATCATCCCTAAAAGAAGAGGAGAACTTTCATTCTCCTCTAAAGTTTATTATTGTTTTTTAGTAGCCGGGGTTTTGCGTTAAAATACCTTTACTATCTGTAATTGCTCTTAAAGGTATTGGAAATAACTCATTTTTACCGGTCTGAAATCCTAATGGACCAAGGAAAGTAGCAGCTTGACCTGTTCTTACTAAATCTGGAAATCTATCATTTTCCATTGCCAATTCAACCCTTCTCTCTTGCCAAATTGCAGTTCTAAGAGTGGACTGACTAGTTGCAGTTGTATTCGCAAGCTGAGCTCTGTTTCTTACTAAGTTGATATCTGTAATCGCAACCGCAGTATTTCCTAACTCGTTTGCTGCCTCGGCATTGATTAAAAGAATGTCTGCAAATCTCAAGATTCTTATGTTTTGGATTGATCCATATCCGCACGCATTATTGTTAAGTGATGAAGGAACGTAAGTTTTATAATTCCAAGTATTGCCTGCTTGCGGGTCTCCTTTTTTGATAAGATCACCTTCAGGTGTAGTTTGACCTTCTCTAAGAATGGTAAATTGTTTTCTGATATCACCAGGTTCAAATGCGTTCTCTAATGCTTGAGTTGGCGTAAAGAAACCCCATCCGTACTGATTTCTCACCCCCTGAACTTCTGCATACTGACTCCCACCAAATTCTGGAGAACAACCACAATTAACTTCGAAAACTGACTCAGTTCCAAATTCACCTGCCGGTCTAAATAAGTGATTAAAACTAGGATCTAAAGAATATCCCATTCCTTTTACTTGAGTTGAAACGTCATAGGCTTTTTGGTAGTCTTTCATATAAAGATAAACTTTTGAGAGTAATCCCAGAGCAGCACCTTTTGTAACTCTTCCTTCCTGACCTGCAGGATATGTTTGCGGTAAAATTGCAGATGCTTCAGTTAAATCCTTTACAATAAATGCATATACCTCTGCAGCAGTATTTCTTGGTTTATTAATATAATCAGCTTGTATTCCATCAAAAATAGGAACGCCACCATATATTCTTACCAAATTAAAATAGAAATAAGCTCTCAACATTTTAGCTTCTGCAACCAATCTGGTTTTAAGAGCTGTATCCATATCAATGTTCGGAACATTGGTAATAACCTGGTTTGTTCTTTGAACGGCTTGCCATTGACCAGTCCAGTATCCATTAACTCCGTCATCACTCGTTGTAAAAGAAAAATTATCATACGCATTGATAAAAGATGCATCACCAGGATTTGATCCTTTTTCAACATCATCACCCGTTACTCCATAAACAAATTGTGCAGGAAAACCAGAGTTTTCCCAACTTCTTAGGAAGCTGTATATAGCATTCGTTGCTTTCATAGCATCAGCTTCTGTTTTAAAGAAGTCCTCTGCTACTACTACTCCTTCCGGCTTGATATCAACAAAATCATCATTACAGCTAACAAATAATGAAAGTATTGAGATTGTTAAAAATATTTTTTTCATGACTTTTTAATTAAAATGTTAAATTCATACCCATTGTATAAATAGCAGAAATTGGATAAATATTATTATCAATACCCATTTGTACTCTATCAGAATTCATAATTTCAGGAGAGAATCCGTTATACTTGAAAATTGTTAATGGGTTTTGTGCACTTAGATATATTCTCAGTTTTTTAACTGATAAAGATTGAGCTAATGATGAAGGCAAATTATATCCTACCTGAATATTTCTGATTCTAAAATAGCTACCATCTTCTACATAAAAGCTACTTGGTAAAATAACAGATTGGTTGGAGGTAATCATAGAATTGGTATTGGAAGTACCCGCACCCGTCCATCTGTTATTATACATATCAAGATCCCAACTTTCATTACCATAACGTTGCTCACGGTTATAATTATAAATTTTATTACCAAAAACCCCTTGGAAATCAATTCCAAAATCAACTGAATGAACCGTCAAGTTTATTCCAAATCCATAAGTTCCTTTAGGAATGGGGCTACCTAAGAAAGTTTTATCTCTGGTATCAATTACTCCATTTCCATCAAGATCCGAAAACTTGAACCATCCTGCCTTTGCTCCGTTCTGCCCGGAAGCAGCTGCTTCAGCATCAGTTTGGAACACGCCTGCAACTTCGTATCCATAGTAAGAACCAACAGCTTGACCGGCTTGTAATCTTACAATTGAATTACCAAATAAACTAGCTCCCGTTTCTAAGAATGAATCTTGATAAACGTTTGTGATCTCATTTTTAAGAGTTGTGAAGTTACCATAAACTCCAAGTTTAATACCTTCACTAAGATTGGCATTATAATTTACAGATACCTCAAAACCTTTATTTCTAAAAGAGTAAGCATTAGTGGTAAAATCATATGGATTACTAGCTCCGGAAATCGTGGCTTGATTAATTGCATAAACTATATCTTTTGATTCTTTGTTATAATAAGTTCCCTCAACTTTTAATTTATTATTTAAAAATGCCATCTCAACACCAAAATCTGAACCCGTTGTTGTTTCCCAACCAATTGACGGATCAATCACTCTGTCAACCGTTCCTGCTGGATATCCAGTGTTACCATAATATACACCTCCACCAATATTAGTTACAATCGGAGAAAAATCTCTTTTAACTCTCGGGTTACCTAATTTACCCCAGCTTGCTCTCAATTTCAACAA encodes:
- a CDS encoding AraC family transcriptional regulator, producing MGGLMKLEIKKNIQKEEDRNLSFRAFDLTAENLKSYLKPHKKDHFFIIVIENGNLQIQIEDKVHSLKSGKISVVFPEQVHFVSKPSDDLKGKIIQFEEILFCSDILKNELSTYNVNLSTQLNCTILSPEDFEQSLHEIEIIKGIYQKPSLIKKEQARFHIKIFLLGLIESVHGLHPILHKETVDKPIYVRFKKLLNQHYKEQRTVQYYAEELAITTKKLNSITKKHCGETAIQAIHNRILIEIKRQLIFSDLSHKEIAFDLGFNSPSALNKFVKAKLKETPTELQQELAQMYNG
- a CDS encoding iron-containing alcohol dehydrogenase, translated to MSKLFIAGEVFHGAGSLDELKNIKGKKAVIVTGGSSMRKSGTLDKAIAYLTEAGIETQVFEGVEEDPSSATCMKGAEVIQNFQPDWIIGLGGCSAIDAAKIMWVFYEYPDADFEAMIKPFTVPVLRNKAKFIAIPSTSGTGTETTGLAVITDREKGVKYPIVSYELTPDIAIIDGEICASMPAHVTANTGLDVLTHCVEAYVSNIDNNIADALSKGGLELVFDNLKEVVENPNNIKARQNMHDASFMGGLAFNNAWLGIVHSLSHQVGALYGIPHGASNAIFLPNVIRFNAQATERYPELAKVIGKETTEELAQAIETLRSEINNQSAIKEFGISREDWDKNLDYIANNALVDPCTGFNPRVPSLDELKAIYNACYEGVVYAEKVAVAG
- the bglX gene encoding beta-glucosidase BglX translates to MKKLIVIATLALAPVFSAQEMVNKPVQSYQTAQYQAKKKAFIDNLLSKMTLDEKIGQLNLPSSGDFTTGLAQSSDIGKKVEQGLVGGLFNIKGADKIKAVQKVAVEKSRLKIPLIFGMDVIHGYETTFPIPLGLAASWDMNLVQQSARVAAKEAASDGINWTFSPMVDISREPRWGRVSEGSGEDPYLGSEIAKNMVYGYQGKDLANGTNILACVKHFALYGAGEAGRDYNTVDMSHVRMFNEYFPPYKAAVDAGVASVMASFNEVDGVPATGNRWLQTEVLRNKWNFKGFVVTDYTGINEMVDHGMGDLQKVSALALKAGVDMDMVGEGFLTTLKKSLAEGKVTQAEIDLAAKRVLESKYDLGLFDNPYKHGDAKLAAKEVYSMENRNIARNAATQSMVLMKNDNQVLPLKKSGTVAVIGPLVNNSLNMAGTWSVAAQHDKAVNLMQGLQANFGKEVKFVSAKGANIDYDAKLEDIYAAHGKKTDRDSRSKEALLKEAVDVASKADVIVLAIGESAEMSGESSSRTEITIPQSQVDLLNELKKTGKPIAMVLFTGRPLALTNVKDTPDAILNVWFAGSEAGNAISDVLFGKVNPSGKLPMTFPRSLGQVPIYYNAKNTGRPLDQKLVDKCEYQRFRSNYMDECNTPLYPFGYGLSYTKFNYSDVTVSNANPKGNQTVQASVTVTNSGNYDGAEVVQLYIRDMVGSITRPVKELKGFQKVMLKKGESKKITFDITPESLKFYNGDLKFDWESGEFDIMIGTNSEDVKHSKINWTK
- a CDS encoding prolyl oligopeptidase family serine peptidase, yielding MKLKLKHLPILLLPFSLSLNAQEIKGELNKEIKRKEKISYILDYPQKVKGNVPLIVFLHGSGERGTNLEIVKAHSPFTYKNLIKEPVAILAPQCPENMWWDTETVYNLIKEIQKKYKIDASRIYLTGLSMGGWGTLKLAMEHPEMFAAVVSVCAPTDRIMEANIDQYKDLNMKIFHGGMDDVVLPENALNFYQKLHPVNPTAELTIFPNDNHNSWDSTYSNPALYEWMLSKKKEK
- a CDS encoding glucoamylase family protein — translated: MKGITLSIAVVSLFAVSCKNSQNLKQESTQKSVVKSNITDEQLMDKVQSDALKYFWDYAEPNSMLGRERYHEDNIYPDNDKHVVTTGGSGFGLATILVGVERGFVPRKEAVKRLTTMMDFLAKADRHKGAWSHWINGETGKTVPFGKKDNGGDLVETAFLTSGILMVREYFKKGNAEEKALAQKCDELWKGIQWNWYTKGGEKVLYWHWSPEYQWEMNFPLEGYNECLITYILAASSPTYSIDAETYYKGWTRNGTYLSDKEKYGLPMYVKHNGAEEYGGPLFWTQYSYIGLDPTNLSDKLIKNYFDLNKNQVLIDYKYCVENPKQWKGYGPNYWGLTAGYSRNKDGSVGYDAHFPQNDQGVITPTAALSSFPYSPKESMDFLRFIYTQKPEFIGSAGPYDATSINYDNWTTPRYLAIDQGTIAPMIENYRTGFLWKLFMNAPEIQQGLKKLSFKSEKYNIK
- a CDS encoding RagB/SusD family nutrient uptake outer membrane protein, translating into MKKIFLTISILSLFVSCNDDFVDIKPEGVVVAEDFFKTEADAMKATNAIYSFLRSWENSGFPAQFVYGVTGDDVEKGSNPGDASFINAYDNFSFTTSDDGVNGYWTGQWQAVQRTNQVITNVPNIDMDTALKTRLVAEAKMLRAYFYFNLVRIYGGVPIFDGIQADYINKPRNTAAEVYAFIVKDLTEASAILPQTYPAGQEGRVTKGAALGLLSKVYLYMKDYQKAYDVSTQVKGMGYSLDPSFNHLFRPAGEFGTESVFEVNCGCSPEFGGSQYAEVQGVRNQYGWGFFTPTQALENAFEPGDIRKQFTILREGQTTPEGDLIKKGDPQAGNTWNYKTYVPSSLNNNACGYGSIQNIRILRFADILLINAEAANELGNTAVAITDINLVRNRAQLANTTATSQSTLRTAIWQERRVELAMENDRFPDLVRTGQAATFLGPLGFQTGKNELFPIPLRAITDSKGILTQNPGY